Proteins found in one Paenibacillus sp. FSL R10-2782 genomic segment:
- a CDS encoding response regulator transcription factor: protein MKELCNILIVDDEILVRQGIKHHLSWEQYGFRIVGEASNGKEALELIETLHPHIVITDIVMPIMDGEELTRIVRQSYPDIEVIVLSSYGEFNYVRSTFQQGVADYILKPKLDTDELLQVLQRTALKIPSIQYQTDAGDNRITMDHVIEKLISGYSIDYDMELLKQDFPYARFALIGVEQAEPQGKGHSHLASDLFSRLTDRVTSACEQIVLRLLPSDAHAAVFLANLNPQESDSWMAAVREVAQETKQADPQLGWVVSHLFDEFKQISEAYQDELPKLLSYRFYFPGTALLTEDELPEPVQVNSSFNLKQFTEEMKREHFDTAFQDLRSYVAAMSRNYTSTAFEFKSLLGNIVFNITILLGNQGYDMKELDAAKYSYFKAINNAPHVHEAVGLLETFLEEANMQILAKTQQGSSASMKKLLEYIEEHHAETLNLTTLGQYFHFNPSYLSSYFTAHHTEGFSEYLNKIRVEKAAKLLRSDTMSISDISSIVGYSDPSYFTKVFKKVTGYSPSQYRREHLH from the coding sequence ATGAAAGAGCTATGCAATATTTTGATTGTAGATGATGAGATATTGGTACGGCAAGGGATCAAGCATCATTTATCTTGGGAACAGTATGGATTTCGCATTGTAGGCGAGGCTTCTAATGGAAAAGAAGCGTTAGAGCTGATTGAAACTTTGCACCCGCATATTGTCATTACGGATATCGTGATGCCTATCATGGATGGGGAGGAACTGACGCGCATTGTCAGACAGAGCTATCCTGATATCGAGGTCATTGTGCTCAGTAGCTACGGCGAGTTTAATTACGTGCGATCCACCTTCCAGCAAGGTGTTGCTGACTATATTTTGAAGCCCAAGCTGGACACGGATGAGCTACTGCAAGTGCTCCAGAGAACGGCCCTCAAAATTCCGTCTATTCAGTACCAGACAGATGCCGGGGATAATCGAATTACGATGGATCATGTGATAGAAAAGCTCATCTCCGGCTATAGCATCGACTATGATATGGAGCTGCTGAAACAGGACTTTCCGTATGCTCGTTTTGCACTCATAGGTGTGGAGCAGGCCGAACCACAGGGGAAAGGCCACTCCCACCTTGCCTCGGACCTATTCTCCAGGCTTACGGATCGAGTGACATCCGCCTGTGAACAAATCGTACTTCGACTATTACCGTCCGATGCTCATGCGGCTGTTTTTTTAGCCAATCTGAATCCACAGGAGTCAGACTCCTGGATGGCCGCAGTCAGGGAGGTGGCACAGGAGACGAAGCAAGCCGATCCACAGTTAGGCTGGGTGGTCAGCCATCTGTTTGATGAATTCAAACAAATTAGTGAGGCCTATCAGGATGAACTGCCAAAGCTGCTGAGCTATCGCTTTTACTTTCCGGGAACTGCGCTGCTGACGGAAGACGAACTTCCTGAGCCTGTTCAGGTAAACAGCTCGTTTAATTTAAAGCAGTTCACAGAAGAGATGAAGCGCGAGCATTTTGATACGGCCTTTCAGGACTTAAGATCCTATGTAGCTGCTATGTCCCGCAACTATACCTCCACCGCTTTTGAATTCAAGTCTCTTCTCGGAAACATCGTGTTTAACATTACGATTTTGCTTGGGAATCAGGGGTATGATATGAAAGAACTGGATGCGGCGAAATACTCCTATTTCAAGGCCATAAATAATGCACCTCATGTACATGAAGCCGTGGGATTGCTGGAAACATTTTTAGAGGAAGCGAACATGCAGATTCTGGCTAAAACCCAGCAAGGAAGCAGTGCGAGCATGAAGAAGCTGCTGGAATATATCGAGGAGCACCACGCTGAGACGCTCAATTTGACGACACTCGGTCAATATTTTCATTTTAATCCCTCCTACTTGTCGAGCTATTTTACAGCGCATCATACAGAGGGCTTCAGTGAGTATTTGAACAAAATTCGGGTTGAAAAGGCTGCAAAGCTGCTGCGGTCGGATACGATGTCCATTTCGGATATTAGCAGCATCGTCGGCTATTCGGATCCCAGCTATTTTACCAAAGTGTTCAAAAAGGTGACGGGTTACTCCCCCAGTCAATACCGCCGGGAGCATCTCCATTAG